The Acanthochromis polyacanthus isolate Apoly-LR-REF ecotype Palm Island chromosome 5, KAUST_Apoly_ChrSc, whole genome shotgun sequence genome includes a window with the following:
- the ccdc71 gene encoding uncharacterized protein ccdc71: MADTARGPVVSRPSAFTNEERRAIHSWSRISSAGHNVLLDAMKILSPMSRDLSSTEELVSFLQELSEEGHKPTVLRSKDVYAYRSCTNQPLTQDMLKPLSRNVRPTAKRKGRRPLAKKREVHPSWITSDRTSPRIQGVRPPELLVDHRAIICSRTASWTADRSPVEQPCLRLTNIEGLSGFHTARLQIHTTWDSEASAAFSQQQQQQHPSTLSGIPSQPSQNGGGTPTKAVALFSQKSLSCPIRLDGALIGDSAPVFYANGRAFPQTLTELPSNGWRSNGLHRDARGPKDLSPPTRQRSSWKDKNSFRWKVIKVDDSRSVTEACRKAQKILQVNLSPVIQIQPLNHVLRDFRYQNK, translated from the coding sequence ATGGCTGACACGGCACGAGGTCCCGTGGTCAGCCGGCCATCGGCGTTCACCAACGAGGAGCGGAGGGCGATTCACTCCTGGTCCCGGATCTCATCAGCGGGACACAACGTCCTCCTGGACGCGATGAAGATCCTCAGCCCCATGTCCCGGGACCTGTCCAGCACCGAGGAGCTGGTGAGCTTCCTGCAGGAGCTGAGCGAGGAAGGACATAAGCCCACCGTGCTGCGCAGCAAAGACGTCTACGCCTACCGATCCTGCACCAACCAGCCGCTGACCCAGGACATGCTGAAGCCGCTCAGCAGGAACGTCAGACCCACCGCCAAGAGGAAGGGCAGGCGGCCACTGGCCAAGAAGAGGGAGGTCCACCCGTCCTGGATCACCTCCGACAGGACCAGCCCCCGGATCCAGGGGGTCCGACCGCCAGAGCTGCTGGTGGATCACCGCGCCATCATCTGCAGCCGGACGGCCAGCTGGACGGCGGACAGGTCGCCGGTGGAGCAGCCGTGCCTCAGACTGACCAACATCGAAGGTCTGTCCGGCTTCCACACAGCCAGACTGCAGATTCACACCACCTGGGACTCGGAGGCCTCTGCTGCCTTttcgcagcagcagcagcagcagcatccttcAACGCTTTCAGGAATACCTTCACAGCCTTCTCAGAACGGTGGCGGGACGCCCACCAAAGCCGTGGCCTTGTTCAGCCAGAAGAGCCTGTCCTGCCCCATCCGGCTGGACGGTGCCCTCATCGGAGACTCGGCGCCGGTGTTCTACGCCAACGGCCGGGCATTCCCTCAGACTCTCACAGAGCTGCCCAGCAACGGCTGGAGGAGCAACGGTCTCCACCGGGACGCCCGAGGCCCCAAGGACCTGAGCCCGCCGACCCGGCAGAGAAGCAGCTGGAAGGACAAGAACAGTTTTAGGTGGAAGGTGATAAAGGTGGACGACTCGCGCTCAGTGACCGAGGCTTGCAGGAAGGCCCAGAAGATCCTGCAGGTCAACCTGTCTCCAGTGATTCAGATCCAACCTCTCAACCATGTGCTCAGAGACTTCAGATACCAGAACAAGTGA